The sequence below is a genomic window from Nitrospirota bacterium.
TCTTCACCGCTTGTCCGGATCATCAAATCGGGATCGATGTTTCCCTGGGTATAAAGGTATTCCGAGAATTCATCTTCATTTAAATCTTTAAACAACTTTTTCCCTTTATGAACATCCTCGATAAATTTCTGTATCGCATCTATAATTTCGCTTCTGCCGCCGTAGTTTAGCGCGATATTCAAAACCATCGTCTTATTCTTTGCGGTCTCCTCTTCGACATGTCGAATCGAATGAATGACTGAAGAAGGGAGTTTCTCGATCCGGCCTATGGCTCTGAAACAGATGTCGTTTTCCATCATGGTTTGAAGCTCCTTTTTCAAGTACTCTTCCAGAAGCTTCATTAAGGTCTTGATCTCCAGTTCCGGCCTTTTCCAGTTCTCCACCGAAAACGCGTAAATCGTCAATACTTCTATTCCCAATTCCCTGCATAAGGTTATAACTTCTCTAACGGAATGAATTCCTTCGCGGTGACCTAAAATTCGGGTCAATCCCTTTTCTTTGGCCCATCTGCCGTTTCCATCCATGATGATCGCGACATGCCTCGGCATTGTTCTTTGCCGAACCAGATCAATTAATGCATGATCTGAAAAGGAATCTAATTCAGCCGGATCTGGAAGCATTACCATTCTAACTCCTATGGGACATTGCCGTTGGACGCGGCTGTTAATTGGTCAATGGTATGTCTAAAGGGGAGATTGACCAAATCGACTTGCACGGTTTGATCTGACAGTGAATGGACATTAAA
It includes:
- a CDS encoding isoprenyl transferase produces the protein MLPDPAELDSFSDHALIDLVRQRTMPRHVAIIMDGNGRWAKEKGLTRILGHREGIHSVREVITLCRELGIEVLTIYAFSVENWKRPELEIKTLMKLLEEYLKKELQTMMENDICFRAIGRIEKLPSSVIHSIRHVEEETAKNKTMVLNIALNYGGRSEIIDAIQKFIEDVHKGKKLFKDLNEDEFSEYLYTQGNIDPDLMIRTSGEERISNFLLWQLAYTELYFSKTLWPDFRRKDLLLAILDFQRRERRFGKIAPEIPQESSQVKR